Proteins found in one Chloroflexota bacterium genomic segment:
- a CDS encoding acyl CoA:acetate/3-ketoacid CoA transferase: protein MGGKFLSIDQAVWLIQDGAAIGVGGFVGIGHPEALSAAVERRFLQTGEPRNLTLMYGAGQGDRETRGLNHFGHEGLVKRIIGGHWGLAPKLCQLVLDGKIEGYNFPQGVIIHLFRDTAAGKPGTITHVGLHTFVDPRLEGGRVNPASTPDQLVQLIELNGKEHLFYPRIQLDVGFIRGTTADPDGNISMEREAVYGEMLSVAQAVHNCGGTVIAQVERTISTPLPTRQIKIPGILVDVVAVADPAEHWQTFSEDFNPAYVSETRGEAPDFPPHVLDERKIIARRAALELQKGDIVNLGIGLPESVAAVAAEESIIADLVMTVESGAIGGIPAGGLSFGASFMPTALIDTPYMFDFYDGGGLDIACLGAAQIDAAGNVNVSRFGGVIPGAGGFVNISHNAKRIVFCGTFTAGGLEVMIQDDELQIAREGKHPKLVQAVEQVTFNGAYARSLGRVITYVTERAVFTLTDQGLTLTEIAPGVDLERDLLAHMAFRPHIAPDLCPMDLRLFRVEPMGLAEKFR, encoded by the coding sequence ATGGGAGGCAAGTTTCTCTCAATCGATCAGGCGGTATGGCTCATCCAGGATGGCGCTGCCATTGGCGTGGGCGGATTCGTCGGTATCGGACATCCGGAGGCGCTTTCCGCGGCAGTAGAGCGGCGCTTCTTGCAGACCGGAGAACCACGAAATTTGACGCTCATGTATGGCGCCGGGCAGGGTGACCGCGAGACGCGCGGCCTCAATCACTTTGGCCATGAGGGGCTTGTCAAGCGTATTATCGGCGGTCACTGGGGTCTGGCGCCGAAGTTGTGCCAGCTCGTCCTCGACGGCAAGATCGAAGGCTACAATTTTCCCCAGGGTGTCATCATTCATCTCTTTCGCGACACCGCCGCGGGCAAGCCCGGCACGATCACACACGTTGGCCTTCACACGTTCGTAGACCCGCGTCTGGAAGGGGGTCGGGTCAACCCGGCCTCCACACCCGACCAATTGGTGCAACTCATAGAATTGAACGGAAAAGAGCACCTCTTCTATCCGCGCATTCAACTTGACGTCGGTTTCATACGGGGCACCACTGCCGATCCCGACGGCAACATCAGCATGGAACGCGAAGCCGTGTACGGCGAGATGCTCAGTGTGGCTCAGGCTGTGCATAACTGTGGCGGCACCGTGATCGCACAAGTTGAAAGGACGATTTCCACTCCATTACCCACACGGCAGATTAAGATTCCCGGCATTCTGGTAGATGTCGTAGCGGTGGCCGACCCCGCTGAGCACTGGCAGACGTTTAGTGAAGACTTCAATCCAGCGTACGTCTCAGAGACTCGCGGTGAGGCGCCGGACTTCCCGCCGCATGTCCTCGATGAACGCAAGATTATCGCCCGCCGCGCCGCATTGGAGCTGCAAAAGGGAGACATTGTAAACCTTGGCATTGGCTTGCCGGAGAGTGTGGCAGCGGTCGCGGCGGAAGAGAGCATCATCGCTGACCTGGTGATGACCGTAGAAAGCGGCGCCATTGGCGGCATCCCGGCCGGCGGTCTCTCTTTTGGAGCTTCGTTTATGCCCACGGCGCTGATCGACACGCCATACATGTTCGACTTCTATGACGGCGGGGGGCTGGATATCGCCTGCTTAGGCGCAGCGCAGATCGATGCCGCCGGCAACGTAAACGTCAGCCGTTTTGGGGGCGTCATCCCAGGCGCAGGCGGCTTTGTGAACATAAGCCACAATGCCAAACGCATCGTATTCTGCGGCACGTTCACGGCTGGCGGTCTGGAGGTCATGATTCAAGACGACGAACTGCAAATCGCCCGCGAAGGCAAACACCCAAAGCTGGTGCAAGCGGTCGAGCAAGTCACCTTCAACGGTGCCTACGCACGCTCGCTGGGGCGCGTCATTACGTACGTTACCGAGCGTGCAGTCTTTACTCTCACAGATCAGGGACTTACACTCACGGAGATTGCACCCGGCGTGGATCTGGAAAGAGACCTGCTTGCACACATGGCTTTTCGGCCTCATATCGCTCCCGATCTGTGCCCTATGGATTTGCGCCTCTTCCGCGTAGAGCCCATGGGCCTGGCCGAGAAGTTCAGATAG
- a CDS encoding LCP family protein: protein MKRTRTARWLKVLSLCLFAGMLAGCSIVASVSKSDQAVEPIDERAEVSPQVVNILLLGVDSWDALSGRSDAIAMLSIDVDHKRVLLTSVPRDLRVSLEGLPQPQRINAAYAHGGAELARAKLEHVLGVNIPYYAVVNFSGFARIVDTLGGVSIDVPADIADMQFPAADGINYEPFVLKAGVQHLDGETALKYARTRKSSPTGDFGRMYRQQQVMYALKAQALTPRTLLRLPALYNDFRHAVNTNISLQTLVLLARFARNVDADSIDTYAIDEASGLVTAQYVNGMFVLEPDLVGIQADLRERIASLAEEAPQVARSASP from the coding sequence ATGAAGCGAACGCGGACGGCACGCTGGTTGAAAGTGCTTAGCCTCTGCTTATTCGCCGGCATGCTGGCGGGGTGCTCGATAGTAGCCAGCGTATCCAAATCCGATCAAGCGGTGGAGCCAATTGATGAGCGTGCTGAGGTGAGCCCTCAGGTTGTAAACATCCTTCTCCTTGGCGTAGATTCGTGGGACGCGCTGTCGGGGCGCAGCGATGCCATTGCCATGCTCAGCATCGACGTGGACCACAAGCGCGTGCTGCTGACGTCTGTGCCGCGGGATCTGCGCGTGAGCCTGGAGGGGCTTCCGCAGCCGCAGCGCATCAACGCTGCCTACGCGCATGGCGGCGCCGAACTTGCACGCGCCAAACTTGAGCACGTCCTCGGTGTGAACATTCCCTACTATGCGGTGGTGAACTTTTCCGGTTTTGCGCGCATCGTCGATACGCTCGGCGGTGTCTCCATTGATGTGCCAGCCGACATTGCTGACATGCAGTTTCCGGCGGCGGACGGCATCAACTACGAACCGTTCGTGCTCAAGGCCGGTGTGCAGCACCTCGATGGTGAAACTGCATTGAAGTATGCGCGGACGCGTAAGTCCAGTCCTACCGGCGACTTCGGGCGTATGTACCGGCAGCAGCAGGTAATGTACGCGCTCAAGGCACAGGCGCTGACGCCGCGTACCTTGCTGCGTTTACCCGCGCTCTACAATGACTTCCGCCACGCGGTGAACACCAACATCTCGCTACAGACGTTAGTGCTCCTGGCCAGGTTTGCCAGGAACGTGGATGCCGACAGTATAGACACCTACGCGATCGATGAGGCGTCCGGACTGGTAACCGCCCAGTACGTGAATGGGATGTTTGTCCTCGAACCGGATCTGGTTGGCATACAGGCGGACTTGCGTGAGCGTATCGCCTCGCTTGCTGAAGAAGCGCCGCAAGTTGCTCGGTCGGCATCGCCTTAG
- the mdh gene encoding malate dehydrogenase, translating into MRKKVTIVGAGQVGGSCARRLAERDYADIVLIDIVEGLPQGKALDILQAAPIVNYDSKVVGTNDYADTAGSDVVVITSGSPRKPGMSRDDLLAVNQKVITAVTGEIVKHSPGCTIIVVTNPVDAMTHLAWKVSGFPTNRVVGQGGVLDSARYRTFLAQELGVSMRDITGYVLGGHGDQMVPLPRYTSVSGKPVSDFIAPDRLEEIIQRTRDGGAEIVNLLKIGSAYEAPGAALVEMIDAILLDQKRVLPCAAYLEGEYGISGVYVGVLIQLGAGGVESIVELDLTADECAMLNQSADAVRELVDVMGI; encoded by the coding sequence ATGCGTAAGAAAGTGACGATCGTTGGCGCCGGTCAAGTGGGCGGCTCTTGCGCTCGGCGGCTTGCCGAGCGCGACTATGCGGACATCGTACTCATTGACATCGTAGAAGGGTTGCCACAAGGCAAAGCCCTCGACATCCTGCAGGCAGCGCCCATCGTCAACTATGACTCGAAGGTTGTCGGAACCAATGACTACGCCGACACCGCAGGATCAGATGTTGTTGTCATTACAAGCGGCAGCCCGCGCAAACCCGGTATGAGCCGCGACGACCTGCTGGCCGTCAATCAAAAAGTGATCACTGCCGTCACAGGGGAGATCGTCAAGCACTCGCCCGGCTGCACCATCATCGTCGTGACCAATCCGGTTGACGCCATGACTCACCTCGCGTGGAAAGTTAGCGGCTTTCCCACAAACCGCGTCGTAGGGCAGGGCGGCGTGCTCGACTCGGCACGGTATCGCACGTTTCTCGCTCAGGAACTCGGCGTATCTATGCGCGACATCACCGGCTACGTGCTCGGCGGCCACGGCGACCAAATGGTCCCATTGCCGCGCTACACGAGTGTCTCCGGCAAGCCGGTTTCAGACTTCATCGCACCCGATAGACTGGAAGAAATAATCCAACGCACGCGCGACGGCGGCGCCGAAATTGTAAACCTCCTCAAGATTGGCAGCGCCTATGAAGCGCCGGGGGCCGCGCTGGTGGAGATGATCGACGCCATTCTGCTCGACCAAAAGCGGGTATTGCCGTGCGCGGCGTACCTCGAGGGGGAGTACGGCATTAGCGGCGTCTACGTCGGCGTTCTCATACAACTTGGCGCCGGTGGCGTAGAGAGCATCGTGGAGCTCGATCTCACCGCAGACGAATGCGCCATGCTCAACCAATCCGCGGACGCTGTACGCGAGTTAGTGGACGTAATGGGCATTTAA
- a CDS encoding CoB--CoM heterodisulfide reductase iron-sulfur subunit B family protein, which yields MKYAFFPGCVSRGACPELMQSLTAVAAHIGMELELMETASCTGAGVISERNQKLADALNARNFALAEQTGLPLMNICSTCQGVMSSVNERLKARPEYLAEINEMLAEEGLSYSGRAEPRNFMWVLVEDFGLDNLRKLVKRPLSELNVAPFYGCYISRPTDILGYHDFPQRGVYLEMIIEACGATPVDYSGKKKCCGFPIITMNRTNSLKMAGNHVGEASEKGADFMVTPCPLCHLNLDAQQPDAARVVQTPLNLPILHLSQLIGMALGLDDADLGLNRHVVSTNPVRERLHALPLA from the coding sequence GTGAAGTACGCCTTCTTTCCCGGTTGTGTCTCTCGGGGCGCATGCCCGGAGCTCATGCAATCTCTCACGGCAGTGGCGGCACACATCGGCATGGAACTGGAACTCATGGAGACCGCTTCGTGCACCGGCGCCGGCGTCATCAGCGAGCGCAATCAGAAACTGGCCGACGCCTTGAATGCCCGCAACTTTGCCTTGGCGGAACAGACCGGTTTGCCGCTCATGAACATTTGCAGCACGTGCCAGGGCGTGATGAGTAGTGTCAATGAGCGACTCAAGGCCCGACCGGAGTACCTGGCAGAGATCAATGAGATGCTCGCGGAAGAGGGCTTGTCGTATTCCGGCAGAGCTGAACCACGCAACTTCATGTGGGTGCTGGTGGAAGACTTCGGCCTGGATAATCTGCGCAAGCTCGTGAAGCGACCTCTATCGGAACTGAATGTCGCTCCCTTCTATGGCTGCTACATTTCACGCCCGACCGACATCCTGGGTTACCATGACTTTCCTCAGCGCGGAGTTTACCTTGAGATGATCATCGAGGCATGCGGCGCGACGCCGGTGGACTACTCCGGCAAGAAGAAGTGCTGTGGTTTCCCCATTATCACTATGAACCGCACGAATTCGCTCAAGATGGCGGGCAATCACGTCGGTGAAGCATCGGAAAAGGGCGCCGACTTCATGGTCACGCCCTGCCCGCTGTGTCACTTGAACCTGGACGCACAGCAGCCTGACGCCGCCAGAGTTGTACAAACACCCCTCAACTTACCGATATTGCACCTTTCACAACTCATCGGCATGGCACTGGGCCTCGACGATGCGGACCTTGGCCTCAATCGCCACGTCGTCTCCACCAATCCGGTGCGCGAGCGGCTCCATGCGCTGCCGCTAGCCTAG
- the sdhB gene encoding succinate dehydrogenase iron-sulfur subunit — MQFRLTVRRFDPEAENPAPYWREYDVDVPENATVLDCLIHIREYVDGTLAVRCSCRSAICGSCMMRVNGQARLACATKAKDMQASGDAITVEPGGNMPVLKDLIVDMDVFWNKIRQVKPWLEPVQPVPEREYLVPNETILDLTVAMNCIMCGACVSDCTSLEVDKNFLGPAALAKAYRFVDDPRDDTRQERLVELSDSGGVYDCTHCFFCVEVCPKGVAPLERIVEIRERAQSAGVTNNAGTRHAKAFEGIIRDSGILDEPMLLLRSIGMNPVEQMKNVPGGVRLLRAGKLPLASGPFHHKIPGHGNVQRLFEKVESSQ, encoded by the coding sequence ATGCAATTCAGGCTCACCGTTAGACGCTTTGATCCTGAGGCAGAGAATCCCGCTCCATACTGGCGTGAGTACGACGTGGATGTGCCTGAGAATGCTACGGTTCTCGACTGTCTTATCCACATTCGGGAGTACGTCGACGGTACGCTAGCCGTGCGCTGCTCGTGCCGGTCGGCCATCTGCGGATCGTGCATGATGCGCGTCAACGGCCAGGCGCGCCTGGCTTGCGCCACTAAAGCGAAAGACATGCAGGCCAGCGGCGATGCGATCACGGTTGAGCCGGGCGGCAACATGCCGGTGCTCAAGGATTTGATCGTGGACATGGATGTGTTTTGGAACAAGATCCGCCAGGTCAAACCTTGGCTGGAGCCGGTTCAGCCGGTTCCTGAGCGCGAATACCTGGTGCCCAATGAGACCATCCTCGATCTCACCGTGGCCATGAACTGCATCATGTGCGGTGCCTGCGTTTCCGACTGTACCTCCCTGGAAGTCGATAAGAATTTCCTCGGGCCGGCGGCCCTGGCGAAGGCGTACCGGTTCGTTGACGACCCCCGCGACGATACCAGGCAAGAGCGGCTGGTAGAACTCAGCGACTCCGGCGGCGTGTACGACTGCACGCATTGCTTCTTCTGTGTAGAAGTCTGTCCGAAAGGTGTCGCGCCGCTGGAGCGCATCGTGGAGATACGCGAGCGTGCCCAATCCGCGGGTGTCACGAATAATGCCGGTACCCGCCATGCAAAAGCCTTTGAAGGAATCATCCGAGACAGCGGCATCCTGGATGAGCCGATGCTCTTACTGCGCTCGATCGGCATGAATCCGGTGGAGCAAATGAAAAACGTGCCCGGCGGCGTGCGCCTCTTGCGCGCAGGTAAACTGCCGTTGGCTTCAGGCCCGTTTCATCACAAGATTCCGGGCCATGGCAATGTACAACGCCTCTTTGAAAAAGTGGAGTCTTCCCAGTGA
- a CDS encoding FAD-dependent oxidoreductase: MLEHDVVVVGAGLAGMQAALHAARQGVSVAILTKVHPVRSHSNAAQGGINAAMEEDDPWEDHAYDTVKGSDYLGDQDAIEVLCSEAPETIIELEHMGVIFNRGSRGQIDLRAFGGQARKRTCYVSDITGQVLLHVIYEQLMKAGTTVYEEWFVTSLVRQNDAVCGVIAMDLCTGELQLIKAKAVILCTGGSGRVYEPSSNALICTGDGYAQAYRVGAPLMDMEMVQYHPTTLPGNGALMTEGARGEGAYLINADGERFMKRYAPNMMELASRDVVSRAEQTEINEGRDINGCVLLDVRHLDRNTILQKLSQIRELGLEYEGVDIIEEPCPVRPGMHYMMGGIKTDIEGATFVKGLYAAGESACVSVHGGNRLGANSLLDTLVFGKRAGTSAVLYADSIDSPDIPDSRLQEDQEHINGILAQDRDSGERAAALRLTMGETMHRHVGVFRTHNGLVEAQAIVANLKERFRNVRVDDRGKIFNTDLLFALEVGLMLDVAEAIVAGALFRTESRGAHYRTDYPERNDDDWLKHTLVFHGDSGPRLETLPVTITQWQPARRTY; the protein is encoded by the coding sequence GTGCTGGAGCATGACGTCGTAGTGGTAGGCGCCGGTCTTGCCGGCATGCAAGCTGCGCTGCACGCGGCACGCCAGGGCGTAAGCGTTGCCATTCTCACGAAGGTACACCCCGTGCGCAGCCATTCAAACGCCGCGCAGGGCGGCATCAATGCTGCTATGGAAGAGGACGATCCCTGGGAAGACCACGCCTACGATACGGTTAAAGGCAGCGACTACCTGGGAGACCAAGACGCCATCGAGGTGTTGTGCAGTGAAGCTCCGGAAACGATCATCGAGCTTGAGCACATGGGGGTCATCTTCAACCGAGGCTCTCGCGGCCAGATAGACCTGCGCGCCTTCGGCGGCCAGGCACGCAAGCGCACCTGCTACGTGTCCGACATTACCGGCCAGGTCTTACTCCACGTCATTTACGAGCAACTGATGAAGGCCGGAACCACGGTCTATGAAGAGTGGTTTGTGACATCGCTCGTCCGTCAGAATGACGCGGTCTGCGGTGTAATTGCCATGGATCTGTGTACGGGTGAACTCCAACTCATCAAAGCGAAAGCCGTAATCCTTTGCACCGGCGGCTCCGGGCGCGTGTACGAACCCAGCAGCAACGCCCTCATCTGCACCGGCGACGGCTACGCACAGGCCTATCGCGTGGGCGCGCCCCTTATGGACATGGAAATGGTGCAGTACCACCCCACGACACTGCCAGGCAACGGCGCGCTCATGACCGAAGGGGCACGCGGCGAGGGGGCGTATCTCATCAATGCAGACGGTGAGCGTTTCATGAAGCGCTACGCGCCAAACATGATGGAACTGGCCTCGCGAGACGTGGTTTCGCGGGCGGAGCAGACTGAGATCAATGAAGGTCGGGACATTAATGGCTGTGTTCTCCTCGATGTTCGGCACCTTGATCGCAACACGATTCTGCAGAAGCTCAGCCAGATTCGCGAGCTTGGTCTCGAATATGAAGGTGTCGACATTATTGAAGAGCCCTGTCCCGTACGGCCCGGCATGCATTACATGATGGGCGGCATCAAGACGGACATCGAAGGAGCCACGTTCGTCAAGGGTCTCTACGCCGCCGGAGAATCGGCGTGCGTCTCCGTACATGGCGGCAATCGCCTGGGTGCCAACTCGCTTCTCGATACACTTGTGTTTGGCAAACGGGCGGGCACGTCCGCCGTCCTCTATGCAGATAGCATTGACTCTCCGGACATCCCGGACTCGCGCTTGCAGGAAGACCAGGAGCACATTAACGGCATTCTCGCTCAAGACAGAGACAGCGGGGAACGCGCCGCAGCGCTGCGGCTAACCATGGGTGAGACCATGCATCGGCATGTCGGCGTCTTCCGCACCCACAATGGCCTGGTTGAAGCGCAAGCCATTGTAGCTAACCTGAAGGAACGTTTTCGAAACGTTCGTGTCGATGACAGGGGCAAGATATTCAACACCGATCTGCTCTTTGCGTTGGAAGTCGGCCTGATGCTCGATGTCGCGGAAGCCATCGTGGCAGGCGCGCTGTTTCGCACCGAAAGTAGAGGCGCCCACTACCGTACCGACTACCCGGAGCGCAATGATGATGACTGGCTGAAGCATACCTTGGTGTTTCACGGTGACAGCGGCCCGCGCTTAGAAACGCTGCCCGTCACGATTACCCAGTGGCAACCAGCGAGGAGAACGTACTAA
- a CDS encoding 2-oxoacid:ferredoxin oxidoreductase subunit beta, with product MSSVITAEKRKVADYKGDERPTWCPGCGDFGVLNAVFKALSEHNFDPKDVIIVSGIGCSSRLPFFTDAYGFHTVHGRAMPVAAGIRAVRPEMPVLAMGGDGDAFAIGVGHLIHAIRRNLNICYVVMDNAVYGLTKGQTSPTAERGLATKATPQGASDPAVNPLLLALATGCTYVARGFSSKPKELADLIARGIAHQGFAFIDTYSPCPTFNTVNTFKYYRDATEDLPVDFDPTNFNTALQFAASEDPLYLGLFYQDEQPTFEDRILSNRPEETSSPMTVVENLFEQMS from the coding sequence ATGTCTAGTGTTATAACCGCAGAGAAGCGGAAGGTAGCCGATTACAAGGGCGATGAACGCCCGACGTGGTGCCCCGGTTGTGGTGACTTTGGCGTCCTCAACGCTGTCTTCAAGGCGTTAAGCGAGCACAACTTCGATCCCAAAGATGTGATCATCGTTTCCGGTATCGGTTGCTCTAGCCGCCTGCCCTTCTTTACTGATGCCTATGGTTTTCACACGGTTCACGGGCGTGCGATGCCGGTTGCCGCCGGGATTCGCGCGGTACGGCCGGAAATGCCGGTCTTGGCCATGGGTGGTGACGGCGATGCCTTCGCCATAGGTGTGGGACATCTCATTCACGCCATCCGACGCAACCTGAACATTTGCTACGTGGTGATGGATAACGCGGTGTACGGCCTTACCAAAGGGCAGACTTCTCCCACCGCCGAGCGCGGCCTGGCGACCAAAGCAACGCCGCAAGGCGCCAGCGACCCGGCCGTAAATCCGCTTCTCCTTGCTCTCGCCACCGGTTGCACGTATGTCGCTCGCGGCTTTTCCAGCAAGCCCAAGGAACTGGCCGACCTCATCGCCCGCGGCATCGCGCATCAGGGGTTTGCCTTCATAGATACGTACAGCCCCTGCCCGACGTTCAATACGGTCAACACCTTCAAATACTATCGGGATGCCACAGAAGATCTTCCCGTCGACTTCGATCCTACGAATTTCAACACCGCCTTGCAATTTGCCGCCAGTGAAGACCCGCTCTATTTGGGTCTCTTTTACCAAGATGAACAGCCTACCTTCGAGGATCGCATCCTAAGCAACCGGCCGGAAGAAACAAGCAGTCCCATGACCGTGGTGGAGAATCTGTTCGAACAGATGAGCTAG
- a CDS encoding 2-oxoacid:acceptor oxidoreductase subunit alpha, which translates to MTRNDLVIRVAGEAGEGIVSTGQLLTQAALRGGFHVLTYSQPPSEIKGGHAFYQIRLNAYRSYSKGDSVDILLAFNQEAYDRNAAETKDDGLLVYDPSEVTPSADSHFVQVEFPLNDIAKNQLKFPIAKNVVAVGALAELFGLPTKHLDSLIEERWLRKGEAVVQKNLDALRAGIDYVIANVPQRENFALYPEKSHAGEIMVSGSEAIGLGAIAAGCGFMAGYPITPASDIKEFLEVHLPKTGGHALQAEDELAAIGMVLGASFAGSKAMTATSGPGFSLMIEMLGLAAMAELPCVIVDAQRAGPSTGMPTRHEQGDLYQAAFAGHGECPRIVLAPTSVRDCFYQTVNAFNLAEKYQTPVILLGDTLLNVRSESIPRPDLNEVAVIDRLLFSENGNGVGVVDEGGSMNGEYHRYVLTENGVSPMAVPGQAGGQYIATGLEHNEEGLHRYDEATHTIMTQKRFRKLERAALEAPEADRFGDPSAEIGILTWGSTVGSVIEVIRQAEEEGLKLDMLAPRMLMPLPDHELRPFIESKRVIIVPEVNYVGQFANMVTSQYPRDYVRINIFGGMPFRVDWLLEQIREEVAQHV; encoded by the coding sequence ATGACGAGAAACGACCTAGTCATCCGCGTCGCTGGTGAGGCTGGCGAAGGGATAGTTTCAACCGGCCAACTGCTCACCCAAGCGGCACTGCGGGGCGGATTCCACGTTCTCACCTACTCACAGCCGCCGTCCGAGATCAAGGGCGGGCATGCGTTCTATCAAATCAGGCTCAATGCGTACCGCTCCTATAGTAAAGGCGATTCCGTAGATATTCTTCTCGCCTTCAATCAGGAAGCATACGACCGCAACGCAGCCGAAACGAAAGATGACGGCTTATTGGTCTATGACCCTTCAGAGGTGACGCCGTCAGCAGATAGTCACTTCGTACAAGTAGAATTCCCGCTCAACGATATCGCCAAGAATCAGCTCAAATTTCCCATCGCCAAGAATGTTGTGGCGGTTGGCGCGCTGGCGGAGCTCTTTGGCTTGCCGACAAAGCACCTTGATTCCCTCATCGAAGAACGATGGTTGCGGAAAGGCGAAGCGGTAGTCCAGAAGAATTTGGACGCACTGCGCGCGGGAATTGACTATGTCATTGCAAACGTCCCGCAGCGAGAGAACTTTGCCCTCTACCCTGAGAAATCTCATGCCGGTGAAATCATGGTGAGCGGCAGTGAAGCAATCGGCCTTGGTGCAATTGCCGCCGGATGCGGCTTTATGGCGGGCTATCCAATTACACCTGCCAGCGACATCAAAGAATTCCTAGAGGTACACTTGCCAAAAACTGGCGGCCACGCGCTGCAAGCGGAAGACGAACTTGCCGCCATCGGCATGGTGCTCGGGGCATCGTTCGCGGGATCAAAAGCGATGACGGCGACCTCCGGCCCCGGTTTTAGCTTGATGATCGAGATGCTTGGACTTGCAGCGATGGCGGAACTCCCCTGCGTCATCGTGGACGCGCAGCGGGCCGGGCCTTCAACCGGCATGCCGACCCGCCATGAGCAGGGCGATCTCTACCAGGCCGCCTTTGCGGGACATGGCGAGTGCCCCCGCATAGTGTTGGCGCCCACATCGGTAAGAGACTGTTTCTACCAAACGGTTAATGCTTTCAATCTCGCTGAGAAATATCAGACTCCCGTCATCCTGCTTGGCGATACGCTGCTAAATGTACGCTCAGAGAGCATTCCCCGTCCTGACTTGAACGAAGTCGCAGTAATAGACCGTCTGTTGTTCTCTGAGAACGGCAACGGCGTCGGCGTCGTTGACGAGGGCGGTAGCATGAACGGTGAGTATCATCGCTACGTGCTCACGGAGAACGGAGTCTCACCCATGGCCGTCCCAGGTCAAGCAGGCGGGCAGTATATTGCCACCGGCCTTGAGCATAACGAAGAAGGCCTCCATCGCTATGACGAGGCAACGCATACAATCATGACCCAGAAACGCTTTCGCAAACTCGAGCGCGCAGCTCTTGAGGCGCCTGAGGCAGACCGGTTCGGCGACCCGAGCGCTGAAATCGGCATTCTCACGTGGGGCTCTACTGTGGGCTCCGTCATCGAGGTAATTCGCCAAGCTGAGGAAGAAGGCCTAAAGCTCGATATGTTGGCGCCAAGAATGCTCATGCCGCTTCCGGACCATGAGTTGCGGCCCTTCATCGAAAGCAAGCGCGTGATCATAGTCCCGGAAGTAAATTACGTCGGTCAATTCGCCAACATGGTCACGAGCCAGTACCCGCGCGATTACGTGCGGATCAACATTTTCGGCGGCATGCCGTTCCGCGTCGACTGGCTCCTGGAACAGATAAGAGAGGAAGTGGCACAGCATGTCTAG